In one window of Camelina sativa cultivar DH55 chromosome 15, Cs, whole genome shotgun sequence DNA:
- the LOC104746155 gene encoding outer envelope protein 64, chloroplastic — protein sequence MASQAANLWVLLGLGLAGILMISKKLKKTVREDFGAFLDKLLLLPPPPPPPPKAPHPLTGLTFAVSDLFDISGYVTGFGHPDWVRTHEAASSTCPVVSTLVEGGATCVGKTVVDELAFSISGENKHYDSPTNPAAPSRVPGGACSGAAVAVATKAVDFALGIDTAGGVRVPAGYCGVLGFKSSHGAISNTGIIPVSSSLDSVGWFARDPITLHRVGHVLLQLPFATQRNPRQIILADDCFQLLKIPVDRITQVVIKSAEKLFGRQLLKHQNFENYIETKVPSLKEFARTKAVDKVPTSRLLANVMQLLQRHEFLQNHGDWINTVKPAIDPVISSQICENPELTSEEIENLNAIRNEIRVAIGSLLKDDGILVVPTMPSVPPKLGSKEITSEDYQNRASSLLSIASISGCCQVTLPLGHHEKCPVSVSFIARHGGDRFLLDTVRTMYASLQEYSSIVADPKSSKKTIRQEELAEIAKEKGNQAFKEKQWQKAIGLYSEAIKLSDKTATYYGNRAAAYLEVGGFLQAEEDCTKAITLDKKNVKAYLRRGTAREMLSDYKGAIEDFRYALVLEPNNKRAALSAERLRKVFP from the exons ATGGCGTCTCAGGCTGCGAATCTATGGGTTCTTCTTGGTTTAGGACTCGCTGGGATTCTTATGATTTCCAAGAAGCTCAAGAAGACTGTCCGTGAAGATTTCGGCGCCTTTCTCGATAAACTCTTGCTtctccctcctcctccacctcctcctcccaAAGCTCCTCATCCTCTCACCGGCCTCACTTTCGCCGTTTCCGACTT ATTCGATATTTCAGGCTACGTGACTGGCTTCGGTCATCCAGACTGGGTTAGGACGCATGAAGCTGCTTCTTCAACTTGTCCTGTGGTTTCAACTCTCGTTGAAGGTGGAGCCACCTGTGTTGGTAAAACTGTAGTTGATGAACTTGCGTTTAG taTCAGTGGAGAAAACAAGCATTACGATTCACCTACAAATCCTGCAGCTCCTTCTCGTGTTCCTGGTGGCGCTTGCAGTGGCGCTGCTGTTGCTGTAGCTACTAAAGCTGTGGATTTTGCGTTAG GCATCGACACAGCTGGCGGGGTAAGAGTGCCTGCAGGATACTGTGGCGTTCTTGGATTCAAATCTTCTCATGGGGCTATTTCAAATACAGGAATCATACCAGTATCTTCAAGTCTTGACTCTGTTG GATGGTTTGCCCGCGATCCAATCACCCTACATCGTGTTGGCCATGTACTCTTGCAACTTCCATTTGCCACACAACGGAATCCAAGGCAAATCATACTAGCCGATGACTGTTTTCAGCTGTTAAAGATCCCCGTGGACCGGATTACCCAGGTGGTGATCAAATCAGCTGAAAAGCTTTTTGGAA GACAATTGCTGAAGCATCAGAACTTCGAGAACTATATTGAAACTAAAGTTCCTAGCTTGAAAGAGTTTGCTAGGACAAAAGCCGTTGATAAGGTCCCAACATCAAGACTACTAGCGAATGTGATGCAGCTTCTTCAAAG GCACGAGTTTCTTCAAAATCATGGGGATTGGATCAACACAGTGAAGCCAGCTATTGATCCTGTGATTTCGTCCCAAATTTGTGAGAACCCAGAACTAACCAGTGAAGAAATTGAGAACTTGAATGCAATCAGAAACGAGATTCGAGTGGCTATTGGTTCACTTCTCAAG GATGATGGCATTCTGGTTGTTCCAACAATGCCATCTGTTCCTCCAAAACTTGGTAGCAAAGAGATAACCTCTGAAGACTATCAAAATCGAGCTTCAAGTCTGCTTAGCATTGCTAGCATATCAGGATGTTGTCAG GTGACTCTGCCGCTCGGACATCATGAAAAGTGCCCTGTTTCAGTTTCTTTCATAGCAAGACACGGTGGTGACCGCTTTTTACTAGATACGGTGCGGACAATGTATGCATCTTTGCAAGAGTACTCGAGCATTGTTGCTGATCCCAAATCTTCTAAAAAGACTATCAGGCAAGAAGAGTTAGCCGAGATTGCTAAAGAGAAG GGTAACCAAGCATTCAAAGAGAAACAATGGCAAAAAGCTATTGGTCTATACTCGGAAGCTATAAAGCTAAGTGACAAGACTGCTACCTATTATGGTAACAGAGCTGCTGCATATCTTGAAGTTGGAGG CTTTCTTCAAGCCGAAGAAGACTGTACCAAAGCAATCACCCTCGACAAGAAG AACGTCAAAGCCTATTTACGAAGAGGAACCGCAAGAGAAATGTTAAGCGATTACAAGGGAGCCATAGAAG ATTTCAGATACGCACTTGTGCTGgaaccaaacaacaaacgagCGGCTCTATCAGCAGAGAGACTGAGAAAAGTATTCCCGTGA
- the LOC104746157 gene encoding protein C2-DOMAIN ABA-RELATED 4-like, which translates to MTMACPRRSSLMDDLLGLLRIRIKRGVNLAVRDISSSDPYVVVKMGKQKVKTRVINKDVNPEWNEDLTLSVTDSNLNVLLTVYDHDMFSKDDKMGDAEFEIKPYIQALRMQLDGLPSGTIVTTVQPSRHNCLAEQSQVTWVDGKLVQDLVLRLRHVECGEVEAQLQWIDLPGSKGL; encoded by the exons ATGACAATGGCGTGTCCGAGGAGAAGCTCACTAATGGACGATCTCTTGGGACTTCTTAGAATCCGCATCAAACGTGGCGTCAACCTAGCTGTCCGTGATATCAGCAGCAGCGATCCTTATGTCGTCGTCAAAATGGGCAAACAG aAAGTAAAGACTCGTGTTATCAACAAAGATGTAAATCCAGAATGGAATGAAGATCTGACTCTCTCCGTTACAGACTCCAATCTTAACGTCCTCTTG ACGGTGTACGATCACGACATGTTTAGCAAAGACGACAAGATGGGTGATGCTGAGTTCGAGATAAAGCCGTATATTCAGGCTTTGAGGATGCAACTCGATGGACTTCCTAGTGGAACCATTGTTACCACGGTTCAGCCCAGTCGTCACAACTGTCTAGCTGAGCAGTCTCAAGTCACTTGGGTTGACGGTAAGCTCGTCCAAGATCTCGTTCTCAGATTGCGACACGTGGAATGCGGAGAGGTCGAGGCTCAGCTTCAGTGGATTGACCTCCCTGGCTCCAAGGGTCTATGA